Proteins encoded within one genomic window of Papio anubis isolate 15944 chromosome X, Panubis1.0, whole genome shotgun sequence:
- the SERTM2 gene encoding serine-rich and transmembrane domain-containing 2, which produces MMEAHFKYHGNLTGRAHFPTLATEVDTSSDKYSNLYMYVGLFLSLLAILLILLFTMLLRLKHVISPINSDSTESVPQFTDVEMQSRIPTP; this is translated from the coding sequence ATGATGGAGGCGCATTTTAAATACCATGGAAATCTCACTGGGCGTGCCCATTTTCCCACTCTGGCAACAGAGGTTGATACTTCTTCAGACAAGTATTCCAACCTGTACATGTATGTGGGCTTATTCCTGAGCCTCCTGGCCATTCTCCTCATCCTGCTCTTCACAATGCTCCTTCGGCTCAAACATGTCATCTCGCCCATCAACTCGGACAGCACAGAAAGTGTTCCTCAGTTCACAGATGTAGAGATGCAGAGTCGAATCCCCACTCCTTAA